The Enhydrobacter sp. sequence GCCTTCGAGGGCGAGAAGTCGCCGCTTGGTCGGCAGGCCGCGTCCGCCGGAATAGCCGCCGGCGCTGCCGCCGCTGCCCAGGACGCGATGGCACGGCACGACGATCGGCAGGGCATTGCGTCCGCAGGCCATGCCGACCGCCCGCGGCCCGGAGCCCAGCGCCATCGCCATGCCGCCATAGGTCGCAGTCTCGCCATAGGGGATGTCGCACATCATCGCCCAGACCCGCCTCTGGAAATCCGTGCCATGCAGGACAAGCGGGACATCGAAGCGCTTGAGTTTGCCGGCGAAGTAGCGTTCAAGCTGGCGCGCGGCCTCGTTGAGGATCGGCGAAGGCTTCCCGACCGCCCTTTCGGCGCCGTTCGTCCAGCGCACGGCGGAGAGGGCCTCGCCCTCTGCCTCGAGTGCAAGACGGCCGACCGGACTGTCGATGAAGCAAATCGTCATCCCACAAAGCGTAGCGTCGCGGCCGGGCATTTGCCAACATGCGGCAATCATGGTTTCGGGGGAGAAAGGATGAACGTCGGACGGCCGACACGACGGGCCGTGCTGGCAGGCGCGGCCACAGTGGTACCGACGCTTGCCTTCGGTCAGCGACGCCAGGCGCCGCGCGAGACGGTGCCGCCGATCGTTTTCGTGCACGGCAACGGCGACTCCGCCGCCGTCTGGATCAACAACTTCTGGCGCTTCGAA is a genomic window containing:
- a CDS encoding methylated-DNA--[protein]-cysteine S-methyltransferase, with product MTICFIDSPVGRLALEAEGEALSAVRWTNGAERAVGKPSPILNEAARQLERYFAGKLKRFDVPLVLHGTDFQRRVWAMMCDIPYGETATYGGMAMALGSGPRAVGMACGRNALPIVVPCHRVLGSGGSAGGYSGGRGLPTKRRLLALEGVMLP